Proteins from one Acanthopagrus latus isolate v.2019 chromosome 18, fAcaLat1.1, whole genome shotgun sequence genomic window:
- the LOC119007766 gene encoding protocadherin alpha-C2-like, protein MGYVVTMRSCKRYVLLVFLLSFVRNISSSVTHYSIPEEMKEGSVVANLATDLSLDVKTLNQRKMRLDIIANKKYLDVNKETGELYIVEKIDREYLCTKMLTLCYLKMEIILENPVRIFNIEVEILDMNDNAPQFRRDVIHLDISEAAPRGERFSLSNAVDPDVGSNSVKTYHLSESEHFNIEVQTGRDGSKFAELILKMNLDREQQAVHNLILTAVDGGTPARSGTASVIVRVLDTNDNAPTFDKVSYNIKVMENSPIGSLVVHLNGTDLDEGSNSDITYSYSLYTSEKTQETFHLNPSTGEITVKGMLNYEDFKIYDMEVIATDKGANSLSGQCTIKIIVEDMNDNHPEISIKSFQSPVNENIELDTVIAVVSVSDKDSGDNGVVDLHIPDNMPFKLRESSDNYYELVVSEPLDREKVPEYDVTFTVTDRGSPPLSDNETMTLELLDVNDNVPQFPQSFYTIRVMENNAPGALLSSLTAFDPDLHENQYLVYFILEKEIANTSMSMLFSINPENGNLYALKTFDYEIEKEFLFHIEARDSGSPPLSSNVTVHIIIVDQNDNAPVIVSPWRAHGSVVEEKIPRSTDKGLQIHRVQFTERHRADRH, encoded by the exons ATGGGGTATGTTGTAACAATGCGTTCTTGTAAAAGGTACGTGCTGCTcgtttttctcctttctttcgTTCGTAACATTTCGTCTTCAGTGACTCATTATTCAATaccagaggagatgaaagaagGATCGGTTGTGGCAAATCTTGCTACAGATCTCAGCCTGGACGTTAAAACACTGAATCAGAGGAAGATGCGTCTGGACATCATTGCAAATAAGAAATATCTGGACGTGAACAAAGAGACTGGGGAGCTGTATATTGTGGAGAAGATTGACAGGGAATATCTCTGTACAAAAATGCTGACATTGTGCtatttaaaaatggaaataatccTAGAAAACCCAGTGCGAATTTTTAATATAGAAGTAGAAATTTTGGATATGAACGACAACGCCCCACAATTTCGAAGAGACGTCATTCATTTAGATATCTCTGAAGCGGCACCGAGAGGAGAGAGATTCTCTCTGAGCAACGCAGTTGATCCTGATGTTGGAAGCAACTCAGTGAAAACATACCATCTGAGTGAAagtgaacattttaatattgaaGTCCAGACCGGAAGAGATGGGTCGAAATTTGCTGAATTAATCTTGAAAATGAACTTAGATCGAGAGCAGCAAGCTGTTCATAATTTAATACTCACGGCTGTAGATGGAGGCACACCTGCTCGATCAGGTACTGCAAGTGTTATTGTTCGAGTTTTGGACACTAATGATAATGCTCCTACATTTGATAAAGTCAGTTACAATATAAAAGTGATGGAAAATTCTCCCATTGGAAGTCTCGTTGTTCATCTCAATGGTACAGATTTAGATGAGGGGTCAAATTCTGATATAACATACTCATACAGTTTATATAcgtcagagaaaacacaagaaacatttcatctgaATCCTTCCACTGGTGAAATCACTGTTAAAGGAATGTTAAATTATGAAGATTTCAAAATCTATGATATGGAAGTGATAGCCACTGATAAAGGAGCCAATAGTTTGTCAGGACAATGTACAATAAAGATTATTGTGGAAGACATGAACGACAACCACCCAGAAATATCtattaaatcatttcagagtCCAGTCAATGAGAACATAGAATTAGACACAGTGATAGCTGTAGTTAGTGTCAGTGATAAAGACTCAGGAGACAATGGAGTGGTGGATCTTCATATTCCAGATAATATGCCTTTCAAACTGAGGGAGTCCTCTGATAACTATTATGAATTAGTGGTGTCAGAGCCGTTAGACCGTGAGAAGGTCCCAGAGTATGACGTCACGTTCACCGTAACAGACAGAGGTTCTCCTCCTTTATCTGACAATGAGACTATGACGTTagagctgctggatgttaaTGACAATGTTCCACAGTTCCCTCAGTCGTTTTATACTATACGTGTGATGGAGAATAACGCACCTGGGGCCCTGCTCAGCTCACTCACTGCGTTTGACCCTGACCTCCATGAAAACCAGTATCTGGTTTATTTCATCCTGGAGAAGGAGATAGCCAACACCTCCATGTCCATGCTGTTCTCCATCAATCCAGAGAACGGGAATCTTTACGCCCTGAAAACTTTTGACTATGAGATCGAGAAGGAGTTTCTTTTCCACATCGAGGCCAGAGActctggctctcctcctctcagcagtaACGTCACCGTCCACATCATCATCGTGGACCAGAACGACAACGCTCCGGTCATTGTGTCTCCGTGGCGCGCACACGGctctgtggtggaggaaaagaTCCCCAGATCCACCGATAAAG GGCTCCAGATACATCGTGTCCAGTTTACCGAGAGGCACAGGGCTGACAGACACTAG
- the LOC119007761 gene encoding protocadherin alpha-C2-like isoform X1 yields the protein MHLWATAFVWCAVWPGALSVTRYSIAEEMERGSVVANLAADLGLDLGGLAQREVKLDIFHNKKYLDVNKKTGELYVVEKMDRENLCPTKTASCFLKLDVIIESPLRIFNIELGITDINDNAPHFRRDRVELDVSESATPGERFSLPNAVDPDVGVNTIKTYRLSASEHFTIEIQTGSDGTQYVDLVLTKSLDREKTAVHNLILTAVDGGIPVRSGTANIIVRVQDTNDNPPRFDKQTYTVNMTENSPIGTLVMKLNATDLDEGVNSEMVYSFTLYTSEKTQEVFALNPNTGEITVKGTIDYEDMKFYEMHIEARDKGTHPLLGQCKVVVQVTDMNDNYPEITIQSVKDTVDENIPVGSVIALVGISDRDTGDNGKVSLSINERLPFILNKSSDRPTHYKLIVSEPLDRESVAEYDITLIVTDAGTPTLSDNETIHLHLLDVNDNAPQFPQSFYTIRVMENNAPGALLSSLTAFDPDLHENQYLVYFILEKEIANTSMSMLFSINPENGNLYALKTFDYEIEKEFLFHIEARDSGSPPLSSNVTVHIIIVDQNDNAPVIVSPWRAHGSVVEEKIPRSTDKGSLVAKVIALDTDSVHNSRITYQFLQVTDATLFSLDQYNGEIRTMRMFSYRDPRHQRLVVIAKDNGQPALSATVTIKLSTVETAVKAYSDLTEVPLEYDIFSDLNLYLVIGLGSVSFLLLITILVTIVLKCQKPKASKAAPPCRNSVLSERNSTIADSTLVSNDAYWYSLFLAETRKGKLVVRQPVPKGSRYIVSSLPRGTGLTDTSDSAASTLQVRL from the exons ATGCATCTCTGGGCCACTGCCTTTGTCTGGTGCGCAGTGTGGCCAGGCGCTTTGTCTGTGACACGGTACTCCATAGccgaggagatggagaggggcTCTGTTGTGGCTAATCTCGCCGCGGATTTGGGACTTGATCTTGGAGGTTTGGCACAACGAGAGGTAAAACTTGATATTTTCCATAACAAAAAATATCTAGATGTCAATAAAAAGACAGGAGAGCTATATGTCGTGGAAAAGATGGACAGGGAAAATCTCTGTCCGACGAAAACAGCCTCCTGTTTCTTAAAGCTTGATGTCATCATAGAAAGCCCCTTACGTATCTTCAACATCGAACTCGGAATAACGGACATAAATGATAACGCTCCACATTTCCGACGAGACAGAGTCGAGCTAGACGTTTCAGAATCGGCCACACCAGGAGAGAGATTCTCCCTGCCCAATGCTGTGGATCCAGATGTTGGCGTCAACACAATTAAGACATACAGACTCAGCGCCAGTGAACATTTCACCATTGAAATTCAGACGGGCAGTGATGGAACTCAATATGTTGATTTGGTGCTGACAAAGTCTTTAGACAGAGAGAAGACCGCCGTTCATAATCTAATCCTGACAGCTGTAGACGGCGGGATCCCTGTGCGCTCCGGCACTGCAAATATTATTGTGAGAGTACAGGACACAAACGATAATCCTCCTCGGTTTGACAAGCAGACCTACACGGTTAATATGACGGAAAATTCCCCGATCGGAACCTTAGTGATGAAGCTGAACGCCACAGATCTAGACGAGGGTGTGAATTCAGAGATGGTGTACTCGTTCACCCTGTACAcgtcagagaaaacacaagaggtGTTTGCATTGAATCCTAACACAGGGGAGATAACAGTTAAAGGTACTATTGATTATGAAGATATGAAATTTTATGAGATGCACATTGAGGCCAGAGACAAGGGTACACATCCCTTACTAGGGCAATGCAAAGTGGTGGTCCAGGTGACAGATATGAATGACAATTATCCAGAAATTACAATACAGTCAGTGAAAGACACAGTGGACGAGAACATCCCAGTGGGAAGTGTCATAGCTCTGGTTGGCATTAGTGACAGAGACACCGGCGATAATGGGAAAGTGAGTTTATCCATAAATGAGAGACTGCCCTTTATTCTCAATAAGTCATCAGACAGACCCACGCATTATAAGCTCATAGTGTCAGAACCCTTGGATCGTGAATCAGTAGCTGAatatgacatcacgttgatagTGACAGATGCAGGGACGCCGACTTTATCTGACAATGAAACAATACATCTGCATCTACTGGACGTCAATGACAACGCGCCACAGTTCCCTCAGTCGTTTTATACTATACGTGTGATGGAGAATAACGCACCTGGGGCCCTGCTCAGCTCACTCACTGCGTTTGACCCTGACCTCCATGAAAACCAGTATCTGGTTTATTTCATCCTGGAGAAGGAGATAGCCAACACCTCCATGTCCATGCTGTTCTCCATCAATCCAGAGAACGGCAATCTTTACGCTCTGAAAACTTTTGACTATGAGATCGAGAAGGAGTTTCTTTTCCACATCGAGGCCAGAGActctggctctcctcctctcagcagcaacGTCACCGTCCACATCATCATCGTGGACCAGAACGACAACGCTCCGGTCATTGTGTCTCCGTGGCGCGCACACGGctctgtggtggaggaaaagaTCCCCAGATCCACTGATAAAGGCTCCCTGGTTGCCAAGGTGATAGCCTTGGACACCGACTCGGTGCACAACTCTCGGATTACCTACCAGTTTCTACAGGTGACTGACGCCACCTTGTTCAGTCTGGACCAATACAACGGAGAGATCCGGACTATGAGGATGTTCAGTTACAGAGATCCGCGCCACCAGAGACTGGTTGTTATCGCCAAGGACAACGGGcagcctgctctctctgctACAGTCACCATCAAGCTGTCCACAGTGGAGACTGCCGTGAAGGCCTACTCTGACCTGACTGAGGTGCCTCTAGAATACGACATCTTCTCAGACCTCAACCTGTATTTGGTCATCGGTCTGGGCTCGGTGtcttttctgctgctcatcACCATATTGGTCACCATCGTGCTCAAGTGTCAGAAACCCAAGGCCAGCAAAGCGGCTCCTCCCTGCAGGAACAGTGTGCTCAGTGAGAGGAACTCCACCATCGCAGACTCCACTCTGGTGTCCAACGATGCCTACTGGTACAGTCTGTTTCTCGCAGAGACCAGGAAAGGGAAGCTGGTGGTCAGACAGCCTGTGCCAAAGGGCTCCAGATACATCGTGTCCAGTTTACCGAGAGGCACAGGGCTGACAGACACTAGTGACTCAGCTGCTTCTACTCTGCAG GTAAGACTGTAG
- the LOC119007761 gene encoding protocadherin alpha-C2-like isoform X3 encodes MHLWATAFVWCAVWPGALSVTRYSIAEEMERGSVVANLAADLGLDLGGLAQREVKLDIFHNKKYLDVNKKTGELYVVEKMDRENLCPTKTASCFLKLDVIIESPLRIFNIELGITDINDNAPHFRRDRVELDVSESATPGERFSLPNAVDPDVGVNTIKTYRLSASEHFTIEIQTGSDGTQYVDLVLTKSLDREKTAVHNLILTAVDGGIPVRSGTANIIVRVQDTNDNPPRFDKQTYTVNMTENSPIGTLVMKLNATDLDEGVNSEMVYSFTLYTSEKTQEVFALNPNTGEITVKGTIDYEDMKFYEMHIEARDKGTHPLLGQCKVVVQVTDMNDNYPEITIQSVKDTVDENIPVGSVIALVGISDRDTGDNGKVSLSINERLPFILNKSSDRPTHYKLIVSEPLDRESVAEYDITLIVTDAGTPTLSDNETIHLHLLDVNDNAPQFPQSFYTIRVMENNAPGALLSSLTAFDPDLHENQYLVYFILEKEIANTSMSMLFSINPENGNLYALKTFDYEIEKEFLFHIEARDSGSPPLSSNVTVHIIIVDQNDNAPVIVSPWRAHGSVVEEKIPRSTDKGSLVAKVIALDTDSVHNSRITYQFLQVTDATLFSLDQYNGEIRTMRMFSYRDPRHQRLVVIAKDNGQPALSATVTIKLSTVETAVKAYSDLTEVPLEYDIFSDLNLYLVIGLGSVSFLLLITILVTIVLKCQKPKASKAAPPCRNSVLSERNSTIADSTLVSNDAYWYSLFLAETRKGKLVVRQPVPKGSRYIVSSLPRGTGLTDTSDSAASTLQVRV; translated from the coding sequence ATGCATCTCTGGGCCACTGCCTTTGTCTGGTGCGCAGTGTGGCCAGGCGCTTTGTCTGTGACACGGTACTCCATAGccgaggagatggagaggggcTCTGTTGTGGCTAATCTCGCCGCGGATTTGGGACTTGATCTTGGAGGTTTGGCACAACGAGAGGTAAAACTTGATATTTTCCATAACAAAAAATATCTAGATGTCAATAAAAAGACAGGAGAGCTATATGTCGTGGAAAAGATGGACAGGGAAAATCTCTGTCCGACGAAAACAGCCTCCTGTTTCTTAAAGCTTGATGTCATCATAGAAAGCCCCTTACGTATCTTCAACATCGAACTCGGAATAACGGACATAAATGATAACGCTCCACATTTCCGACGAGACAGAGTCGAGCTAGACGTTTCAGAATCGGCCACACCAGGAGAGAGATTCTCCCTGCCCAATGCTGTGGATCCAGATGTTGGCGTCAACACAATTAAGACATACAGACTCAGCGCCAGTGAACATTTCACCATTGAAATTCAGACGGGCAGTGATGGAACTCAATATGTTGATTTGGTGCTGACAAAGTCTTTAGACAGAGAGAAGACCGCCGTTCATAATCTAATCCTGACAGCTGTAGACGGCGGGATCCCTGTGCGCTCCGGCACTGCAAATATTATTGTGAGAGTACAGGACACAAACGATAATCCTCCTCGGTTTGACAAGCAGACCTACACGGTTAATATGACGGAAAATTCCCCGATCGGAACCTTAGTGATGAAGCTGAACGCCACAGATCTAGACGAGGGTGTGAATTCAGAGATGGTGTACTCGTTCACCCTGTACAcgtcagagaaaacacaagaggtGTTTGCATTGAATCCTAACACAGGGGAGATAACAGTTAAAGGTACTATTGATTATGAAGATATGAAATTTTATGAGATGCACATTGAGGCCAGAGACAAGGGTACACATCCCTTACTAGGGCAATGCAAAGTGGTGGTCCAGGTGACAGATATGAATGACAATTATCCAGAAATTACAATACAGTCAGTGAAAGACACAGTGGACGAGAACATCCCAGTGGGAAGTGTCATAGCTCTGGTTGGCATTAGTGACAGAGACACCGGCGATAATGGGAAAGTGAGTTTATCCATAAATGAGAGACTGCCCTTTATTCTCAATAAGTCATCAGACAGACCCACGCATTATAAGCTCATAGTGTCAGAACCCTTGGATCGTGAATCAGTAGCTGAatatgacatcacgttgatagTGACAGATGCAGGGACGCCGACTTTATCTGACAATGAAACAATACATCTGCATCTACTGGACGTCAATGACAACGCGCCACAGTTCCCTCAGTCGTTTTATACTATACGTGTGATGGAGAATAACGCACCTGGGGCCCTGCTCAGCTCACTCACTGCGTTTGACCCTGACCTCCATGAAAACCAGTATCTGGTTTATTTCATCCTGGAGAAGGAGATAGCCAACACCTCCATGTCCATGCTGTTCTCCATCAATCCAGAGAACGGCAATCTTTACGCTCTGAAAACTTTTGACTATGAGATCGAGAAGGAGTTTCTTTTCCACATCGAGGCCAGAGActctggctctcctcctctcagcagcaacGTCACCGTCCACATCATCATCGTGGACCAGAACGACAACGCTCCGGTCATTGTGTCTCCGTGGCGCGCACACGGctctgtggtggaggaaaagaTCCCCAGATCCACTGATAAAGGCTCCCTGGTTGCCAAGGTGATAGCCTTGGACACCGACTCGGTGCACAACTCTCGGATTACCTACCAGTTTCTACAGGTGACTGACGCCACCTTGTTCAGTCTGGACCAATACAACGGAGAGATCCGGACTATGAGGATGTTCAGTTACAGAGATCCGCGCCACCAGAGACTGGTTGTTATCGCCAAGGACAACGGGcagcctgctctctctgctACAGTCACCATCAAGCTGTCCACAGTGGAGACTGCCGTGAAGGCCTACTCTGACCTGACTGAGGTGCCTCTAGAATACGACATCTTCTCAGACCTCAACCTGTATTTGGTCATCGGTCTGGGCTCGGTGtcttttctgctgctcatcACCATATTGGTCACCATCGTGCTCAAGTGTCAGAAACCCAAGGCCAGCAAAGCGGCTCCTCCCTGCAGGAACAGTGTGCTCAGTGAGAGGAACTCCACCATCGCAGACTCCACTCTGGTGTCCAACGATGCCTACTGGTACAGTCTGTTTCTCGCAGAGACCAGGAAAGGGAAGCTGGTGGTCAGACAGCCTGTGCCAAAGGGCTCCAGATACATCGTGTCCAGTTTACCGAGAGGCACAGGGCTGACAGACACTAGTGACTCAGCTGCTTCTACTCTGCAG